In the genome of Calothrix sp. PCC 6303, the window ATGTTTCATAAATCAAATATGAGTGCTATATAATTCATTTGTCTGACTGAATTATGGTTTCAAGCAATATTTTGAGTGGTAGTAAACTACGTCAGATATCCGATAAACTCAGTAATGCTGCGATCTTCCTCAAATCATGTCTGATAGCCAAAAAGTTAGTGCTGCTGTTGCCAAACTCTACGATACCTACCCCTTTCCCCCAGAACCCATTCTGGATGAACCACCCCCAGGTTATAACTGGCGCTGGAATTGGTTATCGGCTTACAATTTTTGCACAGGAATGAAGCCGCAAAAACAAAACATCCGGATTTTGGATGCAGGTTGTGGTTCTGGTGTAGGAACTGAGTATTTAGTCCACCTCAACCCCGAAGCACAGGTAATTGGTATTGATTTGAGTGCCGGAACACTCGCGGTTGCCAAAGAACGTTGTCAACGTAGTGGTGCCAACCGGGTGGAGTTTCAGCAACTAAGTTTATTTGATGTAGAACAACTACCAGGAGAATTTGATTTAATTAACTCTGTGGGAGTTTTACACCATACAGATGATCCAATTCGGGGAATCCAAGCTTTAGCCAAAAAGTTAGCACCAGGAGGAATTTTCCATATTTTTGTCTATGGAGAATTGGGACGTTGGGAAATTCAACTGATGCAAAAAGCCATTTCCCTCCTTCAAGGTGAAAAAAAAGGTGATTTCCGTGATGGTGTAGAAGTCGGCAGAAAAATTTTTGCATCGCTTCCTGAAACTAACCGAATATTAAAACGTGAAAAGGAAAGATGGGCGATAGAAAACCATCGAGATGAAAATTTTGCTGATATGTATGTCCATCCCCAGGAAATTGACTACAATATCGACACATTGTTTGAACTAATTGATGCTTCTGGATTAGAGTTTGTCGGGTTTTCTAATCCCGGATTTTGGGATTTAGAACGGCTTTTGGGTAAAGCACCAGAAATAATCGAACGTACCAAAGATTTATCCGAACGTCAGATTTACCGTTTAATCGAATTATTGGATCCAGAAACTAGCCATTACGAATTTTTCCTCGCACGTCCACCGTTAACTAAAGCGAATTGGAAAAATGACAGTGATTTACTCACCGCAATTCCCGAAATCCAGCCATGCATAGATGGCTTCCCAAGTCAAGTATTTTTTGGACATGATTACAAAGTCGTAAATCTCTCAGATGGCGAGTTTGCATTTATGCAAGCATGTGACGGCAATCAAACAGTGGGTGAAATCCTAAAAAACGTAGAGTTGAGTTTGGATGGAGTGCGATCGCTTCAGCGCCAGCAACTGATTATATTGTCCCTTAGTCAGTAACTACAAACCAATAAAAATCACCAAAAGCCTGATTATGCAGCTTCAACGAAGCTGGCATAACTCAAGTCGTATTCTCTAAATCAACAAACAACCAGAAACTAAAAGCTAGAATAGGGAAGGAGAGATTTAGAAGCGATTTACCCGTTACAGATCTTCCCTATCTACATCGGCTTCAACCGAGATCTTGGAAGGTCTGGGGAAGTAAGATACTACGTATGCATATTATGCGTAACTTCCTTGATGGGGAATCGTTTACTTCAAATCCTAATTTCTCCTTGATTACATTAAAATCTCTGCCGTTTTTTGATTTTCATTCATAGTTGGTAACAATTAAGTTGATTGTTTTTTTCTAAAGTATTGTTACTCGATCGTGATATGATTCAACTGGCTGAATGTACAGCCAACAAGTAAGCTGTACTGGTTTCAATTCCTGTGAGCTTAACAGACGAATCAATCGAACCCACACCCCCCGCACAACAAGAATCAGCTACTGGCTTTGAGGATGCAAAGTCGGGTAACTCCATGGAAGAGTTCTATCAGCTTTATCAAAGGTTGATAGTAGTCACACTTGTGATTACAGGGATTGTATTTATCTCTGTGTGGATTTCTTACTCCCTAAACATTGCCCTCAATTATTTGCTAGGGTCATGCGTGGGTGTGATTTACTTGAAGATGCTAGCAAAAGATGTTGAAAGGCTAGGTCAAGAAAAGCAGCGTTTGAGTAAAAATCGTCTTGCTCTGTTCGTTGGGTTGATTATAATAGCAACTCAGTGGGATCAGCTGGCAGTTTTACCCATATTTCTGGGATTCTTAACTTATAAAGCCACGCTCCTCGTCTACACGCTGCAAATAGTGTTTCTGTCTGAATCTAAATGAAATTAGGTCAGCAGAACACAAGCTAATCCTCCAATCCTAATTGTTTGGGGAAGTTCTTGAAGAATACAAATGCTTAGTGCCTTAAACACCTTTAATTCTTTTCCCCTAGCCGCATTGGAAGTAGGGCACCACTTTTACTGGCAAATAGGTAGCCTCAAGTTACATGGTCAAGTCTTTTTGACTTCGTGGTTTGTGATTGCTTTACTTGTGATTGCTTCTTTAGCTGCCACAAGAAATATCCAGAGAATTCCTAGTGGCATCCAAAACTTAATGGAATATGCCTTAGAATTTATTCGGGATTTAACCAAAAACCAGATTGGTGAGAAAGAGTACCGCCCCTGGGTACCATTTATTGGTACTTTATTTTTGTTTATCTTCGTATCGAATTGGTCAGGTGCTTTAATTCCCTGGAGATTAATTCATCTCCCTGATGGAGAATTAGCAGCCCCAACTAATGACATCAATACGACGGTAGCATTGGCGCTGTTAACCTCTTTAGCATACTTCTATGCTGGTTTTAGTAAGCGTGGTCTCGGGTACTTTAAAAAGTATATTGAACCCACACCAATTCTATTACCAATTGCAATTTTAGAAGATTTCACCAAACCCCTTTCCCTAAGCTTCCGTCTATTTGGCAACATTTTGGCGGATGAACTAGTGGTCGGCGTACTAGTTTTGCTAGTACCTTTATTTATTCCTTTGCCAGTGATGGCATTAGGCTTATTTACTAGTGCCATTCAAGCTTTAGTATTTGCCACCCTAGCCGCAGCCTATATTCATGAGGCAATGGAAGGACATGGCGAAGAAGGGCATGAGGA includes:
- a CDS encoding class I SAM-dependent methyltransferase: MSDSQKVSAAVAKLYDTYPFPPEPILDEPPPGYNWRWNWLSAYNFCTGMKPQKQNIRILDAGCGSGVGTEYLVHLNPEAQVIGIDLSAGTLAVAKERCQRSGANRVEFQQLSLFDVEQLPGEFDLINSVGVLHHTDDPIRGIQALAKKLAPGGIFHIFVYGELGRWEIQLMQKAISLLQGEKKGDFRDGVEVGRKIFASLPETNRILKREKERWAIENHRDENFADMYVHPQEIDYNIDTLFELIDASGLEFVGFSNPGFWDLERLLGKAPEIIERTKDLSERQIYRLIELLDPETSHYEFFLARPPLTKANWKNDSDLLTAIPEIQPCIDGFPSQVFFGHDYKVVNLSDGEFAFMQACDGNQTVGEILKNVELSLDGVRSLQRQQLIILSLSQ
- a CDS encoding ATP synthase subunit I is translated as MSLTDESIEPTPPAQQESATGFEDAKSGNSMEEFYQLYQRLIVVTLVITGIVFISVWISYSLNIALNYLLGSCVGVIYLKMLAKDVERLGQEKQRLSKNRLALFVGLIIIATQWDQLAVLPIFLGFLTYKATLLVYTLQIVFLSESK
- the atpB gene encoding F0F1 ATP synthase subunit A codes for the protein MQMLSALNTFNSFPLAALEVGHHFYWQIGSLKLHGQVFLTSWFVIALLVIASLAATRNIQRIPSGIQNLMEYALEFIRDLTKNQIGEKEYRPWVPFIGTLFLFIFVSNWSGALIPWRLIHLPDGELAAPTNDINTTVALALLTSLAYFYAGFSKRGLGYFKKYIEPTPILLPIAILEDFTKPLSLSFRLFGNILADELVVGVLVLLVPLFIPLPVMALGLFTSAIQALVFATLAAAYIHEAMEGHGEEGHEEH